The following proteins are co-located in the Acidobacteriota bacterium genome:
- a CDS encoding efflux RND transporter periplasmic adaptor subunit, with product MIVRSLLPGLLLALALPVACARSEAPPPPQAPPPPTVPVVEVQPETVAVEREWVATLDGHVNAQIRPQVSGYLVRRLYTEGAPVKKGAVLFEIDARTFTVAFAQAEARLAEARAQLGRADRDVARNTPLAQERAIAQSQLDNDIQAQLAGQAAVKAAEAAVDAARLNVEFTRVRSLVDGVAAIANAQIGDLVGPQTLLTTVSQVDPIRAYFSLSEREYLELADAINSTAASRLWSTGSGVQLTLADGVTYPQRGRFLAADRQIDARTGTLRLSATFPNPRGVLRPGQYGRVRVDARTVTDALLVPQRAVTEVQSGTQVRIVAADGKVEVRHVQMGARVGSRWLVERGLAAGDRVIVDAGQLAAGTVVKTTPYVEPRATAAAAAPGAAPSAATTGGR from the coding sequence ATGATCGTGCGTTCTCTCCTGCCCGGCCTCCTGCTGGCCCTTGCCCTGCCTGTCGCCTGCGCGCGCTCGGAAGCGCCGCCTCCGCCACAGGCGCCCCCACCGCCAACGGTTCCCGTCGTCGAGGTACAACCCGAAACCGTGGCCGTGGAACGCGAGTGGGTCGCGACGCTCGACGGCCACGTCAACGCGCAGATTCGACCGCAGGTGAGCGGCTATCTCGTGCGCCGGCTGTACACCGAAGGTGCGCCCGTGAAGAAGGGCGCCGTGCTGTTCGAGATCGACGCGCGGACGTTCACCGTGGCGTTCGCACAGGCGGAGGCGCGGCTCGCGGAGGCACGCGCGCAACTGGGACGCGCGGATCGCGACGTGGCGCGCAACACGCCGCTCGCGCAGGAGCGCGCCATCGCGCAGAGCCAGCTCGACAACGACATCCAGGCCCAGCTCGCCGGACAGGCCGCCGTCAAGGCCGCCGAAGCCGCCGTCGACGCGGCCCGCCTGAACGTCGAGTTCACGCGCGTGCGTTCGCTCGTCGACGGCGTGGCCGCGATCGCGAACGCGCAGATCGGCGATCTCGTCGGTCCGCAGACGCTGCTCACCACCGTGTCGCAGGTCGATCCGATTCGCGCGTACTTCTCGCTCAGCGAACGCGAGTACCTGGAACTCGCCGACGCCATCAACTCGACGGCGGCGTCGCGGCTCTGGAGCACGGGCTCCGGCGTCCAGCTCACGCTCGCCGACGGCGTGACGTATCCGCAGCGCGGCCGCTTCCTCGCCGCCGATCGACAGATCGACGCGCGCACGGGCACGCTGCGCCTGAGCGCGACGTTCCCGAATCCCCGCGGTGTCCTGCGTCCCGGCCAGTACGGTCGCGTGCGCGTCGACGCACGAACGGTCACCGATGCGTTACTCGTCCCGCAGCGCGCGGTCACCGAGGTGCAGAGCGGCACGCAGGTGCGCATCGTTGCCGCAGACGGGAAGGTGGAAGTCCGCCACGTGCAGATGGGTGCGCGCGTGGGTTCGCGCTGGCTCGTCGAGCGCGGACTCGCCGCAGGCGACCGCGTCATCGTCGATGCCGGGCAACTCGCCGCAGGCACGGTGGTGAAGACGACGCCCTATGTCGAGCCCCGAGCGACGGCAGCAGCGGCAGCGCCAGGTGCGGCCCCTTCGGCCGCGACGACGGGGGGGCGCTGA
- a CDS encoding sigma-54-dependent Fis family transcriptional regulator — MNQMALPIEVSERLLELVGSVLDIREVFPQVSETVRDVLPHDRLVMTRHDDARALVAHAFSNEDGPALIRISSAEIATLQDGWSRIVDDITTLDAPWAALEPADYGERLRESGYRAVMSVVVRAGQQRCALHFWSRTPGAYSERDVPVARHIALHMALGLSHEQLAEAAEQTREARARAQRLERRVRALSDALDSSRGLGRMAGTSQAWMQVVNAATQVAATETTVMLTGESGTGKAVLARYIHRVSGRRHGPFVAVNCAALPEQLLESELFGFERGAFTGAQQRRVGQIEAAAGGVLLLDEVGEMTPSAQVKLLRVLQEREFTRLGGTRPVKADIRLVAATNRDLRVAMERGDFRDDLYYRLHVFGIRIPPLRERPEDILALTAQYLDDLSASLGRAPAGLTHDAKAALLAHPWRGNARELRNALERAAIVAEGGLIAAEHLGLDLHAPRTIATTTNVHAMERQLIERALRETRGNKSRAATLLGLSRKQLYHRLALYEFG; from the coding sequence ATGAATCAGATGGCGCTGCCCATCGAAGTCTCCGAACGCCTGCTCGAACTCGTCGGCTCGGTGCTGGACATCAGGGAGGTGTTCCCGCAGGTGTCCGAGACGGTGCGAGACGTCCTGCCGCACGACAGGCTGGTGATGACGCGCCATGACGATGCGCGCGCGCTGGTGGCGCACGCGTTCTCGAACGAGGATGGGCCGGCGCTCATCCGCATCAGCAGCGCGGAGATCGCCACCCTCCAGGACGGCTGGTCCCGCATCGTCGACGACATCACCACGCTCGACGCGCCATGGGCCGCGCTCGAGCCGGCCGACTACGGCGAGCGCCTGCGCGAGTCGGGGTATCGCGCGGTGATGTCGGTGGTCGTGCGCGCAGGACAGCAGCGGTGCGCGCTGCACTTCTGGTCGCGCACGCCGGGGGCCTATTCGGAGCGCGACGTCCCCGTGGCGCGGCACATCGCGCTGCACATGGCACTGGGGCTGTCGCACGAGCAGCTTGCGGAGGCAGCCGAACAGACGAGGGAAGCACGAGCGCGCGCGCAGCGGCTGGAGCGGCGCGTGCGTGCGCTGTCGGACGCGCTCGACTCGAGCCGCGGGCTCGGACGGATGGCCGGCACGTCGCAGGCGTGGATGCAGGTGGTCAACGCCGCGACGCAGGTGGCCGCGACCGAGACCACCGTCATGCTGACGGGGGAGTCAGGGACAGGCAAGGCAGTGCTTGCGCGGTACATCCACCGCGTGTCAGGACGCCGGCACGGTCCGTTCGTGGCCGTCAACTGCGCGGCGCTGCCGGAGCAATTGCTCGAATCGGAACTGTTCGGCTTCGAGCGTGGCGCGTTCACCGGCGCACAGCAGCGACGCGTGGGACAGATCGAAGCGGCGGCGGGAGGCGTGCTGCTGCTCGACGAAGTGGGGGAGATGACGCCGTCGGCGCAGGTGAAGCTGTTGCGCGTGCTCCAGGAGCGGGAGTTCACCCGGCTCGGGGGCACGCGCCCCGTGAAGGCCGACATCAGGCTCGTCGCCGCGACCAACCGCGACCTGCGCGTCGCGATGGAGCGCGGCGACTTCCGCGACGATCTCTACTACCGGCTGCACGTCTTCGGGATCCGGATCCCGCCGTTGCGCGAGCGTCCCGAGGACATCCTCGCGCTCACCGCGCAGTACCTGGATGACCTGTCGGCGTCGCTCGGGCGGGCACCCGCGGGCCTCACGCACGACGCGAAGGCCGCGCTCCTCGCGCATCCCTGGCGCGGCAACGCGCGCGAGCTCCGCAACGCCCTCGAACGCGCCGCCATCGTCGCCGAAGGGGGATTGATCGCCGCCGAGCACCTCGGCCTCGACCTGCACGCGCCGCGCACGATCGCCACGACGACGAACGTGCACGCGATGGAGCGTCAGTTGATCGAACGTGCGCTGCGCGAGACCCGGGGGAACAAGTCACGCGCCGCGACGCTGCTCGGCCTGTCACGCAAGCAGCTGTATCACCGCCTCGCCCTGTACGAGTTCGGGTGA